Proteins found in one Thermoplasma sp. Kam2015 genomic segment:
- a CDS encoding cytochrome bc complex cytochrome b subunit, with protein MEKNEYDITKLMEEDVEYPGSYKIVLRPISRKEFRLDYWTGSFLMAAVAYLAVSGMLLFYYYQSGHPYSSTLAITTTVPFGYALLTSHLYMAYAMIVLVYAHMLRNYFVGAYKGKWRWLQWILGVVLFILVYTTAIVGYMLTYTYISVAATHVGELLIERSIIGRLLPGLSNWLISILVGNGTTAQTFSHILGLHVMILSTLIIIVAFVHFFLFEKSGPYGVKYEKNEKMVPWFPVNLLYTVFLSLMFIGIILVFSAVFPQVIPDAYGLPAYGTLPFPDWYILPVYKLMDTAGYGLTTGGVPLVLAFFVFLLILPFIDRYKGTHPLDRPAITAFGVFIIIGIPTIALWGASQPGLSQTRLLTMFMWWGITFVSFATVYAMRFARKDGEES; from the coding sequence ATGGAAAAGAATGAATACGATATAACGAAGCTGATGGAGGAAGACGTGGAATACCCTGGATCATATAAGATAGTGCTTAGACCAATATCCAGAAAGGAATTCAGGTTGGATTACTGGACCGGATCATTCCTGATGGCTGCGGTTGCCTATCTTGCCGTTTCAGGAATGCTGCTATTCTATTATTATCAGAGCGGGCATCCATACTCATCAACGCTGGCTATAACGACAACTGTTCCATTTGGTTATGCGCTTCTCACATCACATCTTTACATGGCGTATGCGATGATAGTTCTGGTCTATGCCCATATGCTGAGAAATTATTTCGTGGGGGCATATAAGGGGAAATGGCGCTGGTTGCAGTGGATCCTTGGAGTCGTGCTCTTCATACTTGTCTATACAACGGCGATAGTTGGATATATGCTCACCTACACTTATATCAGTGTTGCCGCAACGCATGTAGGAGAGCTTCTGATAGAGAGAAGCATAATTGGAAGACTCCTGCCAGGTTTATCCAACTGGCTCATTTCCATTCTCGTTGGAAACGGCACGACAGCACAGACGTTTTCACATATACTGGGTCTACACGTTATGATCCTATCCACGCTCATAATAATCGTGGCATTTGTACACTTCTTTCTCTTTGAAAAGTCTGGACCCTATGGCGTGAAATATGAAAAGAACGAAAAGATGGTTCCATGGTTCCCCGTTAACTTGCTTTATACGGTTTTTCTCTCTCTCATGTTCATAGGAATAATACTGGTATTCTCCGCAGTCTTCCCACAGGTTATACCAGACGCGTACGGCCTTCCTGCCTACGGAACGCTACCATTCCCGGATTGGTATATATTGCCTGTTTACAAGCTAATGGATACCGCTGGCTACGGACTGACCACCGGTGGTGTACCTCTAGTCCTCGCCTTCTTTGTATTCTTGCTGATACTTCCATTCATCGACAGGTATAAGGGTACGCATCCTCTGGACAGGCCAGCTATAACAGCTTTTGGAGTGTTCATCATAATCGGCATACCTACAATAGCTCTCTGGGGGGCAAGCCAGCCTGGGCTGTCCCAGACAAGGTTGCTGACCATGTTCATGTGGTGGGGTATAACGTTTGTCTCATTTGCCACAGTTTATGCCATGAGGTTTGCAAGAAAGGATGGTGAAGAATCATGA
- a CDS encoding AbrB/MazE/SpoVT family DNA-binding domain-containing protein, producing the protein MTDNKRIMDIARMTKRGASVRVTIPKKVLKKLNFKDEDLIAFYESEDGRIYIDLLK; encoded by the coding sequence ATGACTGACAATAAAAGGATAATGGATATCGCTAGGATGACAAAAAGAGGTGCTTCTGTCAGAGTTACAATTCCCAAGAAAGTACTGAAAAAACTAAACTTCAAGGATGAAGATCTTATTGCATTTTATGAATCAGAAGACGGAAGGATATACATCGATCTTTTGAAGTGA
- a CDS encoding ATP-binding protein: MFDYEPSIYSKCEFRSGILIGYQIDGSPYFINEEALSGHLSITGKTGTGKSSYLRFLIKNMDSIDGNMVIIDPHGTLMDSVYASEREIVYVGTDSVRSGDSDIKIMMNVLDQDADPDMTAGWIRSIFSSSSFSNNTWGPRLDVMFRSVLSEFIKNTEKPTLSKFFSIMATPVKTRSFVSELRDGPVKDLISGFISDRSYWREYSASTLNKILPIISSDRIYPLVSSERSLDLYSIMSESGKLVFVDVSKGKIPPDASSQVSYLMLMKIWFDSIKRYEAGKIVNTYIFVDEAQNIPAGILETVLSEGRKYGMRLVLSNQYMDQASSYQAALFGNVRNYISFQVSPADAALLSRTAKEDQRKRMMSVLTEQHLHKFVVWSSDQMIAPTSLSFIPPDVVKDDRIRRSILKYGFSMEKRQETETKITLHSQLIMDFARYLYENGINVQFGHFSNLIPDMHFYLGGSVYIVESEISDLQHPDRVLEKIRNYRNFNLIFITDGDRIVDLYDLIFKRRDIQSDGTINFGGSVKAHISDLSGIFERIWIVSPNIRPMYYFSGKSYKFSLSILTESPFIKRLKKNRYGPAMMAIYNLMKSRDLYIMRKYEIISFLNFDTNFIESIFDENGIISLYDIFLNTKLKFH; encoded by the coding sequence GAAGCTCTGTCAGGGCATCTCTCCATAACAGGAAAGACGGGGACAGGAAAATCAAGTTATCTGCGTTTCCTGATCAAGAACATGGACAGCATCGATGGAAATATGGTTATTATTGATCCGCATGGAACGCTTATGGATTCAGTATACGCATCTGAAAGAGAGATCGTCTATGTCGGCACTGACAGCGTCAGATCTGGAGATAGCGATATCAAAATAATGATGAACGTGCTCGATCAGGATGCGGATCCGGATATGACAGCCGGCTGGATCAGATCCATATTTTCCTCCTCATCATTCTCAAATAATACATGGGGGCCCAGGTTGGATGTGATGTTCAGATCCGTCCTTTCTGAATTCATTAAAAATACGGAGAAGCCCACGCTTTCAAAATTTTTCAGCATAATGGCAACTCCAGTCAAGACTAGATCTTTTGTATCAGAGCTGAGAGATGGACCGGTGAAGGATCTCATCAGTGGATTCATATCCGATAGATCCTACTGGAGAGAATATTCAGCTTCTACTCTGAACAAGATACTTCCGATTATATCATCGGACAGGATCTATCCCCTCGTATCATCTGAGAGATCGCTCGATCTTTATTCCATTATGTCTGAATCGGGCAAGCTGGTATTTGTTGATGTCTCCAAGGGGAAGATACCCCCGGATGCCTCATCGCAGGTTTCATATCTCATGCTTATGAAGATATGGTTCGATTCAATCAAGCGCTACGAAGCGGGCAAAATCGTCAATACATACATATTTGTGGACGAGGCGCAGAACATTCCTGCCGGAATACTTGAAACCGTCCTGAGCGAGGGAAGAAAGTATGGAATGCGCCTTGTTCTGTCTAATCAGTATATGGATCAGGCGTCCTCATATCAGGCAGCACTCTTCGGAAACGTCAGGAATTATATTTCGTTTCAGGTTTCCCCAGCCGACGCCGCCTTGCTTTCCAGGACTGCCAAGGAGGATCAAAGAAAAAGAATGATGAGCGTACTAACTGAGCAGCATCTGCATAAATTTGTTGTCTGGTCCAGTGACCAGATGATAGCGCCAACCTCGCTTTCCTTCATTCCGCCTGATGTCGTCAAAGACGATAGGATACGAAGAAGCATTTTGAAATATGGTTTTTCAATGGAAAAAAGACAGGAAACCGAGACCAAGATCACCTTGCATTCGCAACTTATAATGGATTTTGCACGATACCTATATGAAAACGGAATTAATGTGCAGTTTGGGCATTTCTCCAACCTGATACCTGATATGCATTTTTACCTCGGAGGATCCGTATACATAGTAGAATCAGAAATTTCCGATCTTCAGCATCCAGATCGCGTACTAGAGAAGATTCGAAATTATAGGAATTTCAACCTCATATTCATCACCGATGGGGACAGAATCGTGGATCTATACGATCTGATCTTCAAAAGGAGAGATATACAGAGCGATGGAACAATAAATTTTGGTGGTTCTGTCAAAGCACATATATCGGATCTCTCGGGGATATTCGAGAGGATCTGGATCGTATCGCCTAATATCAGACCAATGTATTATTTCTCCGGCAAAAGTTATAAATTCAGCTTATCGATCCTTACTGAGAGCCCCTTCATCAAGAGATTGAAGAAAAACAGATATGGACCAGCTATGATGGCCATTTATAATCTGATGAAGAGCCGTGACTTATACATTATGCGAAAGTATGAAATTATTTCATTTTTAAATTTTGATACTAATTTTATAGAATCAATCTTTGACGAAAACGGAATTATTTCATTGTATGACATTTTTTTAAATACAAAATTGAAATTTCACTAG
- a CDS encoding TRASH domain-containing protein, whose protein sequence is MVDRNLTKRELMVLRSLYNNSRLSIEEISENTGISRNTVAQIIRRLEDDGVIAGYTVKMNDDQLETVIAIVNGPIDIPEHVVYEDFSLSNGKHLLILDRSALSMGFPYESLWISTGRKFGKAMEARTAKVCDYCGKTIEGDPIIVHSHNRDYYVCCPNCEHDIKKRLKIE, encoded by the coding sequence ATGGTGGATAGGAACCTCACAAAGCGGGAATTGATGGTTCTGCGTTCTTTATATAACAATTCCAGGCTTTCCATAGAGGAAATATCTGAGAATACAGGAATCAGCAGAAATACTGTCGCTCAGATCATAAGAAGGCTGGAAGATGATGGTGTCATAGCAGGATACACCGTGAAGATGAATGATGATCAGCTTGAGACCGTTATAGCCATAGTGAATGGCCCGATCGATATACCTGAACATGTCGTATACGAAGATTTTTCACTCAGCAATGGAAAGCACCTCTTGATATTGGACAGATCGGCACTTTCCATGGGATTTCCATATGAATCTCTTTGGATATCCACAGGCAGGAAATTCGGCAAGGCTATGGAAGCCAGAACTGCGAAGGTATGTGATTACTGTGGAAAGACCATAGAAGGAGATCCCATAATCGTCCATAGCCACAATAGAGACTATTATGTATGTTGCCCTAACTGTGAGCACGATATCAAAAAGAGATTGAAGATTGAATAG